A genomic region of Prionailurus bengalensis isolate Pbe53 chromosome D1, Fcat_Pben_1.1_paternal_pri, whole genome shotgun sequence contains the following coding sequences:
- the UCP2 gene encoding mitochondrial uncoupling protein 2 — protein MVGFKATDVPPTATVKFLGAGTAACIADLITFPLDTAKVRLQIQGERQGPARAVASTQYRGVLGTILTMVRTEGPRSLYNGLVAGLQRQMSFASVRIGLYDSVKQFYTKGSEHAGIGSRLLAGSTTGALAVAVAQPTDVVKVRFQAQARAGSGRRYQSTVDAYKTIAREEGFRGLWKGTSPNVARNAIVNCAELVTYDLIKDALLKANLMTDDLPCHFTSAFGAGFCTTVIASPVDVVKTRYMNSAPGQYSSAGHCALTMLHKEGPRAFYKGFMPSFLRLGSWNVVMFVTYEQLKRALMAACTSREAPF, from the exons ATGGTTGGGTTCAAGGCTACAGATGTACCCCCTACTGCCACTGTGAAGTTCCTGGGGGCTGGCACAGCTGCCTGCATTGCAGATCTCATCACCTTTCCTCTGGACACCGCTAAAGTCCGGCTGCAG ATCCAAGGAGAAAGGCAGGGACCAGCGCGGGCCGTAGCCAGCACCCAGTACCGTGGTGTGCTGGGCACCATCCTGACCATGGTGCGCACCGAGGGCCCCCGCAGCCTCTACAATGGGCTGGTCGCTGGCCTGCAGCGCCAGATGAGCTTTGCTTCTGTCCGCATCGGCCTCTACGACTCTGTCAAGCAGTTCTACACCAAGGGTTCTGAGC ATGCCGGCATCGGGAGCCGTCTCCTGGCAGGCAGCACCACAGGGGCCttggctgtggctgtggcccaGCCCACAGATGTAGTAAAGGTCCGATTTCAAGCTCAGGCCCGGGCTGGAAGTGGCCGGAGATACCAAAGCACTGTCGATGCCTACAAGACCATTGCCCGAGAGGAAGGGTTCCGGGGACTCTGGAAAG GGACCTCTCCCAATGTTGCTCGTAATGCCATTGTCAATTGTGCTGAGCTGGTGACCTACGATCTCATCAAGGACGCCCTCCTGAAAGCCAACCTCATGACAG ATGACCTCCCTTGCCACTTCACTTCCGCCTTTGGGGCAGGCTTCTGCACCACTGTCATCGCCTCCCCTGTCGATGTGGTCAAGACGAGATACATGAACTCTGCCCCGGGCCAGTACAGCAGCGCTGGCCACTGTGCCCTTACCATGCTCCACAAAGAGGGTCCCCGAGCCTTCTACAAAGG GTTCATGCCCTCCTTTCTCCGTTTGGGTTCCTGGAACGTGGTGATGTTTGTCACGTATGAGCAGCTCAAACGGGCTCTCATGGCAGCCTGCACTTCCCGGGAGGCTCCCTTTTGA
- the DNAJB13 gene encoding dnaJ homolog subfamily B member 13 → MGQDYYSVLQITRNSEDAQIKKAYRKLALKNHPLKSSEPSSAETFRQIAEAYDVLSDPVKRGIYDKFGEEGLKGGIPLEFGSQTPWTTGYVFHGNPDKVFHEFFGGDNPFGEFFDVEGSEADLNFGGLRGRGVKKQDPPIERDLYLSLEDLFFGCTKKIKISRRVLNEDGYSSTIKDKILTIDVKPGWRQGTRITFEKEGDQGPNIIPADIIFIVKEKLHPRFRRENDNLLFVNPIPLGKALTCCTVEVKTLDDRLLNIPINDIIHPKYFKKVPGEGMPLPEDPTKKGDLFIFFDIQFPTRLTPQKKQMLRQALLT, encoded by the exons ATGGGTCAGGATTATTACTCTGTGCTTCAGATCACTCGCAATTCAGAGGATGCCCAGATCAAGAAGGC GTACCGGAAACTGGCCCTTAAGAACCACCCGCTGAAGTCCAGTGAGCCATCCTCAGCAGAGACATTCAGGCAAATAGCAGAGGCCTATGATGTGCTAAGCGACC CTGTGAAGAGAGGCATCTATGACAAGTTTGGAGAGGAGGGCCTAAAGGGCGGGATTCCTCTGGAGTTTGGATCCCAGACTCCATGGACCACTGGTTACGTCTTCCACGGCAACCCTGATAAGGTTTTCCATGAGTTCTTCGGAGGAGACAACCCCTTTGGTG AGTTTTTTGATGTAGAAGGAAGTGAGGCAGATTTGAACTTTGGGGGTCTCCGAGGCCGAGGGGTCAAGAAACAGGACCCCCCAATCGAACGAGACCTCTACCTATCTCTGGAGGACTTATTCTTTGGCTGCACCAAGAAAATTAAGATCTCCCGAAGG GTGCTGAACGAGGATGGGTACTCCTCTACCATCAAGGACAAGATTCTCACAATTGATGTGAAACCTGGTTGGAGGCAGGGCACACGGATCACCTTTGAGAAGGAAGGGGACCAG GGCCCCAACATTATCCCAGCCGACATCATCTTCATTGTAAAGGAGAAGCTACACCCTCGCTTCCGCAGGGAGAACGACAACCTCCTTTTTGTGAATCCCATTCCCTTGGGCAAG GCTCTGACCTGCTGCACCGTGGAGGTGAAGACCTTGGATGATCGTCTGCTCAACATCCCCATCAATGACATTATCCA TCCCAAGTACTTCAAGAAGGTGCCAGGTGAGGGGATGCCACTGCCTGAGGACCCCACTAAGAAAGGGGATCTCTTCATCTTCTTCGACATCCAGTTCCCCACCCGCCTCACACCCCAAAAGAAGCAGATGCTGCGCCAGGCATTGCTGACATAA